The following coding sequences lie in one Arachis hypogaea cultivar Tifrunner chromosome 4, arahy.Tifrunner.gnm2.J5K5, whole genome shotgun sequence genomic window:
- the LOC112797609 gene encoding transcription termination factor MTEF18, mitochondrial isoform X1, translating into MNLFLLQVPMFSLFLRRHFFSTKLPTLSKVPTRHRTFALREAQNALTDYLHATRCLPFTYAEHIGNKALCSLMSLIAKVDFSAPTFSKSFQKFLRYHPINEFEVFFESIGIEYSMVSELLPRDKVFFSEDVILFDAACTLCDFGFPWEKLGLLYMAESSIFGMNAEQLNRRLCGFKGFGFGSVEVIGICLAFPFVLLEEGQVRAGRIERLLSDLKLIFLDFGLGRFVEGDVDSWHDMCRKLRVFYDLDSRKGVLGELIGRHKSIFIDYREEELVNKVDYFCRFGVKKEEVAQLILQCPEILKMDLEKPVFNVMKLLTHFGLSTEDMEEVSRSYGHVMGTNKMANLPNVMKALGLQEWFFKKIKDGNHMLLADYIARYPKEEQDLDYQEGLRIIRSLKTRVHNIGKLNFLLGLGFGENTLSINLLNHLHGTSTELHERFDCLLRSKIEFSRLCMMVRTTPRILNQNSETIEQKVNFFHQEMGTTLNHVETFPAILYYHLEDRIIPRYRFHKWLSGKGLSCKKYSIRSMIANNEKKFVARVFKIHPAAPKHWFERFRHGKLPV; encoded by the exons ATGAACCTCTTTCTCCTCCAAGTGCCCATGTTCTCCTTGTTCCTCCGCCGCCATTTCTTCTCCACCAAGCTCCCTACCCTCTCCAAGGTCCCCACGCGTCACAGAACCTTCGCTCTCCGTGAAGCCCAGAACGCCCTCACTGACTACCTTCATGCCACCAG GTGCTTGCCTTTTACCTATGCAGAGCACATTGGCAACAAAGCCCTTTGTTCCCTCATGAGTCTCATTGCAAAGGTAGATTTTTCAGCCCCTACTTTCTCTAAAAGCTTTCAGAAGTTCCTTAGGTACCACCCTATTAATGAATTCGAGGTCTTCTTCGAGAGCATAGGGATAGAGTACAGTATGGTGTCTGAGTTGTTGCCTCGTGACAAGGTGTTCTTTTCTGAAGATGTGATCCTCTTTGATGCTGCTTGCACTCTTTGTGATTTCGGGTTTCCCTGGGAGAAGTTGGGGTTGTTGTATATGGCAGAAAGTTCAATATTTGGCATGAATGCTGAACAGTTGAATAGAAGGCTTTGTGGATTTAAAGGGTTTGGTTTTGGTAGCGTTGAGGTTATTGGTATATGTTTGGCTTTCCCTTTTGTTTTACTTGAGGAAGGCCAAGTGAGAGCTGGAAGAATTGAGCGACTCTTAAGTGATCTGAAattgatatttttggattttgggTTGGGAAGGTTTGTTGAGGGAGATGTGGATTCTTGGCATGATATGTGTAGAAAATTAAGGGTGTTTTATGATTTAGATAGTCGGAAAGGTGTGTTAGGCGAACTAATCGGAAGGCATAAAAGTATATTTATCGATTATAGAGAAGAAGAGTTAGTTAATAAAGTGGATTATTTCTGTAGATTTGGTGTGAAGAAGGAGGAAGTGGCTCAATTGATTTTACAATGCCCGGAAATATTGAAAATGGATCTGGAGAAGCCGGTATTCAATGTAATGAAGCTGTTGACACACTTTGGCCTTAGCACTGAAGATATGGAGGAAGTAAGTCGGAGTTATGGTCATGTTATGGGAACAAATAAAATGGCTAATCTTCCTAATGTAATGAAGGCTTTAGGCTTACAAGAGTGGTTCTTCAAGAAAATCAAGGATGGAAATCATATGTTGTTAGCAGATTATATCGCAAGATATCCTAAAGAAGAACAGGATCTAGATTATCAAGAAGGTTTAAGGATAATTAGAAGTTTAAAAACACGGGTTCATAATATCGGTAAATTAAATTTCTTGCTTGGCTTGGGCTTTGGAGAAAATACTTTGTCCATAAACCTTTTGAATCATCTTCATGGCACTAGTACTGAGCTGCATGAAAGATTCGATTGCCTCCTACGTTCAAAGATTGAATTCTCCCGGCTCTGTATGATGGTAAGAACAACCCCAAGGATTCTTAACCAAAATTCGGAAACCATTGAGCAAAAGGTGAATTTCTTCCACCAGGAAATGGGAACTACTTTAAATCATGTGGAAACTTTTCCTGCAATATTGTATTATCACTTAGAGGACCGGATTATACCTAGGTACAGATTCCATAAGTGGCTTTCAGGAAAAGGTCTGAGTTGTAAGAAATATTCTATTCGAAGTATGATTGCAAACAACGAAAAAAAGTTTGTAGCTCGTGTCTTCAAAATTCATCCAGCTGCTCCAAAACATTGGTTTGAGCGATTCCGGCATGGTAAGTTGCCAGTGTAA
- the LOC112797609 gene encoding transcription termination factor MTEF18, mitochondrial isoform X2, whose protein sequence is MPPEHIGNKALCSLMSLIAKVDFSAPTFSKSFQKFLRYHPINEFEVFFESIGIEYSMVSELLPRDKVFFSEDVILFDAACTLCDFGFPWEKLGLLYMAESSIFGMNAEQLNRRLCGFKGFGFGSVEVIGICLAFPFVLLEEGQVRAGRIERLLSDLKLIFLDFGLGRFVEGDVDSWHDMCRKLRVFYDLDSRKGVLGELIGRHKSIFIDYREEELVNKVDYFCRFGVKKEEVAQLILQCPEILKMDLEKPVFNVMKLLTHFGLSTEDMEEVSRSYGHVMGTNKMANLPNVMKALGLQEWFFKKIKDGNHMLLADYIARYPKEEQDLDYQEGLRIIRSLKTRVHNIGKLNFLLGLGFGENTLSINLLNHLHGTSTELHERFDCLLRSKIEFSRLCMMVRTTPRILNQNSETIEQKVNFFHQEMGTTLNHVETFPAILYYHLEDRIIPRYRFHKWLSGKGLSCKKYSIRSMIANNEKKFVARVFKIHPAAPKHWFERFRHGKLPV, encoded by the exons ATGCCACCAG AGCACATTGGCAACAAAGCCCTTTGTTCCCTCATGAGTCTCATTGCAAAGGTAGATTTTTCAGCCCCTACTTTCTCTAAAAGCTTTCAGAAGTTCCTTAGGTACCACCCTATTAATGAATTCGAGGTCTTCTTCGAGAGCATAGGGATAGAGTACAGTATGGTGTCTGAGTTGTTGCCTCGTGACAAGGTGTTCTTTTCTGAAGATGTGATCCTCTTTGATGCTGCTTGCACTCTTTGTGATTTCGGGTTTCCCTGGGAGAAGTTGGGGTTGTTGTATATGGCAGAAAGTTCAATATTTGGCATGAATGCTGAACAGTTGAATAGAAGGCTTTGTGGATTTAAAGGGTTTGGTTTTGGTAGCGTTGAGGTTATTGGTATATGTTTGGCTTTCCCTTTTGTTTTACTTGAGGAAGGCCAAGTGAGAGCTGGAAGAATTGAGCGACTCTTAAGTGATCTGAAattgatatttttggattttgggTTGGGAAGGTTTGTTGAGGGAGATGTGGATTCTTGGCATGATATGTGTAGAAAATTAAGGGTGTTTTATGATTTAGATAGTCGGAAAGGTGTGTTAGGCGAACTAATCGGAAGGCATAAAAGTATATTTATCGATTATAGAGAAGAAGAGTTAGTTAATAAAGTGGATTATTTCTGTAGATTTGGTGTGAAGAAGGAGGAAGTGGCTCAATTGATTTTACAATGCCCGGAAATATTGAAAATGGATCTGGAGAAGCCGGTATTCAATGTAATGAAGCTGTTGACACACTTTGGCCTTAGCACTGAAGATATGGAGGAAGTAAGTCGGAGTTATGGTCATGTTATGGGAACAAATAAAATGGCTAATCTTCCTAATGTAATGAAGGCTTTAGGCTTACAAGAGTGGTTCTTCAAGAAAATCAAGGATGGAAATCATATGTTGTTAGCAGATTATATCGCAAGATATCCTAAAGAAGAACAGGATCTAGATTATCAAGAAGGTTTAAGGATAATTAGAAGTTTAAAAACACGGGTTCATAATATCGGTAAATTAAATTTCTTGCTTGGCTTGGGCTTTGGAGAAAATACTTTGTCCATAAACCTTTTGAATCATCTTCATGGCACTAGTACTGAGCTGCATGAAAGATTCGATTGCCTCCTACGTTCAAAGATTGAATTCTCCCGGCTCTGTATGATGGTAAGAACAACCCCAAGGATTCTTAACCAAAATTCGGAAACCATTGAGCAAAAGGTGAATTTCTTCCACCAGGAAATGGGAACTACTTTAAATCATGTGGAAACTTTTCCTGCAATATTGTATTATCACTTAGAGGACCGGATTATACCTAGGTACAGATTCCATAAGTGGCTTTCAGGAAAAGGTCTGAGTTGTAAGAAATATTCTATTCGAAGTATGATTGCAAACAACGAAAAAAAGTTTGTAGCTCGTGTCTTCAAAATTCATCCAGCTGCTCCAAAACATTGGTTTGAGCGATTCCGGCATGGTAAGTTGCCAGTGTAA
- the LOC112797610 gene encoding uncharacterized protein isoform X1: protein MSQQQGQIPINPMVPQQNPMAPSIPMHMNMHMHIPNMNINMPMPMSMPLPMQMQMHHIPLPHPQLPLQVSYDTSIAGTPSSGGKRRREDEAPGTAADADLFAAKRAKGQDVIFRIVVPSRQIGKVIGKEGCRIQKIREATRATIKIADAIARHEERVIIISSKDNEEKVTDAEKALEQIANLILKEDDSNLEALKVAVGHVAANTIRLLIAGSQAGGLIGVSGQNIEKLRNSSGATITVLAPNQLPLCASALESDRVVQLSGDVPAVMKALEEIGCQLRENPPRQVISISPTYNYAAIRPSQTYLDPTSVDYVTFEMLISETMVGGLIGRCGSNISRIRSESGAMIKL from the exons ATGTCGCAGCAGCAAGGTCAAATTCCAATAAATCCCATGGTTCCCCAGCAGAACCCAATGGCACCATCCATTCCTATGCACATGAACATGCACATGCATATCCCCAACATGAACATCAACATGCCCATGCCCATGAGCATGCCTCTTCCCATGCAGATGCAGATGCACCATATTCCACTCCCTCACCCCCAGCTTCCCCTCCAGGTTTCCTATGACACCTCCATCGCCGGAACCCCATCGTCCGGCGGCAAGCGCCGCCGTGAGGACGAGGCTCCCGGCACCGCCGCCGATGCAGATTTGTTTGCGGCGAAGCGCGCCAAGGGACAGGACGTGATATTCAGGATCGTGGTTCCGTCGAGGCAGATCGGGAAGGTCATTGGGAAAGAAGGTTGCAGAATACAGAAGATTCGAGAAGCTACCAGAGCCACCATCAAAATCGCCGACGCTATAGCT AGACATGAAGAGCGTGTTATCATTATTAGTTCTAAAGACAATGAAGAAAAGGTTACTGACGCAGAGAAAGCTCTAGAGCAAATAGCCAATTTAATTTTGAAG GAAGATGATAGCAATCTTGAAGCATTAAAAGTTGCAGTAGGACATGTGGCTGCCAATACAATAAGACTCTTGATTGCTGGGTCCCAGGCAGGTGGATTGATAGGGGTATCTGGTCAAAACATTGAGAAGTTGAGGAATTCCTCTGGTGCCACAATTacagttcttgcaccaaaccagtTGCCTTTATGTGCTTCTGCCCTTGAATCTGATAGAGTTGTACAG CTATCAGGAGATGTTCCTGCAGTAATGAAGGCTTTGGAGGAGATAGGTTGTCAACTAAG GGAAAACCCCCCGAGACAAGTTATTTCAATCAGCCCAACGTATAATTATGCTGCAATTCGACCATCACAAACATATCTTGATCCAACTTCAG TTGATTATGTTACGTTCGAGATGCTGATTTCGGAAACAATGGTTGGTGGGTTGATTGGTAGATGCGGATCAAATATATCAAGGATCAGAAGTGAGTCTGGAGCCATGATAAAG CTGTAG
- the LOC112797610 gene encoding flowering locus K homology domain isoform X2: MSQQQGQIPINPMVPQQNPMAPSIPMHMNMHMHIPNMNINMPMPMSMPLPMQMQMHHIPLPHPQLPLQVSYDTSIAGTPSSGGKRRREDEAPGTAADADLFAAKRAKGQDVIFRIVVPSRQIGKVIGKEGCRIQKIREATRATIKIADAIARHEERVIIISSKDNEEKVTDAEKALEQIANLILKEDDSNLEALKVAVGHVAANTIRLLIAGSQAGGLIGVSGQNIEKLRNSSGATITVLAPNQLPLCASALESDRVVQLSGDVPAVMKALEEIGCQLRENPPRQVISISPTYNYAAIRPSQTYLDPTSVDYVTFEMLISETMVGGLIGRCGSNISRIRSESGAMIKVYGGKGEQKHRHIQFGGSAEQVALAKQRVDEYIYSQLIQQAGAQQSTCQR; encoded by the exons ATGTCGCAGCAGCAAGGTCAAATTCCAATAAATCCCATGGTTCCCCAGCAGAACCCAATGGCACCATCCATTCCTATGCACATGAACATGCACATGCATATCCCCAACATGAACATCAACATGCCCATGCCCATGAGCATGCCTCTTCCCATGCAGATGCAGATGCACCATATTCCACTCCCTCACCCCCAGCTTCCCCTCCAGGTTTCCTATGACACCTCCATCGCCGGAACCCCATCGTCCGGCGGCAAGCGCCGCCGTGAGGACGAGGCTCCCGGCACCGCCGCCGATGCAGATTTGTTTGCGGCGAAGCGCGCCAAGGGACAGGACGTGATATTCAGGATCGTGGTTCCGTCGAGGCAGATCGGGAAGGTCATTGGGAAAGAAGGTTGCAGAATACAGAAGATTCGAGAAGCTACCAGAGCCACCATCAAAATCGCCGACGCTATAGCT AGACATGAAGAGCGTGTTATCATTATTAGTTCTAAAGACAATGAAGAAAAGGTTACTGACGCAGAGAAAGCTCTAGAGCAAATAGCCAATTTAATTTTGAAG GAAGATGATAGCAATCTTGAAGCATTAAAAGTTGCAGTAGGACATGTGGCTGCCAATACAATAAGACTCTTGATTGCTGGGTCCCAGGCAGGTGGATTGATAGGGGTATCTGGTCAAAACATTGAGAAGTTGAGGAATTCCTCTGGTGCCACAATTacagttcttgcaccaaaccagtTGCCTTTATGTGCTTCTGCCCTTGAATCTGATAGAGTTGTACAG CTATCAGGAGATGTTCCTGCAGTAATGAAGGCTTTGGAGGAGATAGGTTGTCAACTAAG GGAAAACCCCCCGAGACAAGTTATTTCAATCAGCCCAACGTATAATTATGCTGCAATTCGACCATCACAAACATATCTTGATCCAACTTCAG TTGATTATGTTACGTTCGAGATGCTGATTTCGGAAACAATGGTTGGTGGGTTGATTGGTAGATGCGGATCAAATATATCAAGGATCAGAAGTGAGTCTGGAGCCATGATAAAG GTTTATGGCGGAAAAGGTGAACAGAAGCATAGGCATATTCAATTTGGCGGCAGTGCTGAACAG GTAGCATTGGCAAAACAGAGAGTTGATGAATATATATACTCTCAGTTGATACAACAAGCTGGCGCTCAACAATCAAC TTGCCAAAGATGA